One segment of Ureibacillus thermophilus DNA contains the following:
- a CDS encoding sensor histidine kinase: MRKLSTKIWILIIAYLVLTIAFMYIFADFLYEKFYVEDTKSEMVEIGENLQSMYTGGKVTDTFVEKVEEFNRHANYDVFAVRNPRELSACVPFEIDYNTLIGPNERRILLKGETVTKIGYEERFNREVVSVILPLLDQNRLEGIIYIYYPLAKITELAKTEVAIFIGGGMIFALLIAILVHQSLKRLMRPLNELQTAVEKMTEGDYSTRVKVASKDEIGMLSEAFNHMAEAIQQEDEKQKAFLATVSHELRTPISYIKGYSEAIQNQLLEGKEREEALELILREAIRMERMTNELLQLVRKEQEEIEMLPIVLSETIRESVKLLEGQAKEKNIRMMQKLDENIIVQGDEEKLKQIFINVIENAIRYSNDNSQVTILCYESDHRAIVEIQDEGIGIPEEDLPRVTERFYRVNKARSRADGGAGLGLSIVKQLVKQHDGTLSIKSALGEGTLVTISLPIMEED, from the coding sequence ATGAGAAAGCTTTCAACCAAGATTTGGATTTTAATTATTGCATACTTAGTGTTGACCATTGCCTTTATGTATATTTTCGCCGATTTTCTCTATGAAAAATTTTATGTAGAAGATACGAAAAGCGAAATGGTTGAGATTGGCGAAAACCTCCAATCCATGTATACAGGGGGAAAAGTAACAGATACCTTTGTAGAAAAGGTGGAGGAGTTTAATCGACATGCCAATTATGATGTATTTGCCGTCCGCAACCCGCGGGAATTGAGTGCTTGCGTCCCTTTTGAAATTGATTACAATACTTTGATTGGTCCAAATGAACGGCGGATTTTATTGAAAGGAGAAACTGTTACAAAAATCGGCTATGAAGAGCGGTTTAATCGGGAAGTTGTATCGGTGATTTTGCCGCTATTGGATCAAAACCGATTGGAAGGAATTATCTATATTTATTATCCTTTAGCAAAAATTACTGAATTAGCTAAAACAGAAGTGGCTATATTTATAGGTGGAGGGATGATTTTTGCTCTTCTCATCGCCATTTTGGTTCATCAAAGTTTAAAGCGGCTCATGCGTCCTTTAAACGAGCTGCAAACGGCAGTTGAAAAAATGACGGAAGGGGATTACAGCACAAGGGTAAAGGTGGCTTCCAAAGATGAGATTGGCATGCTCTCAGAAGCCTTTAACCATATGGCAGAGGCAATTCAGCAGGAAGATGAAAAACAAAAAGCGTTTTTAGCAACCGTTTCCCATGAACTGCGCACGCCGATTAGCTACATTAAAGGCTACAGCGAAGCTATTCAAAATCAACTTCTTGAAGGAAAAGAGCGGGAAGAAGCATTGGAGCTGATTCTTCGTGAAGCGATTCGCATGGAACGGATGACGAATGAATTGCTGCAGCTTGTCCGAAAAGAGCAAGAAGAAATTGAAATGTTGCCGATTGTCCTTTCAGAAACCATTCGAGAATCCGTGAAGCTCCTTGAGGGACAAGCAAAAGAAAAAAATATTCGCATGATGCAAAAGTTGGATGAAAATATCATCGTTCAAGGAGATGAAGAGAAGCTTAAACAAATTTTCATTAATGTGATTGAAAATGCGATTCGCTACTCCAATGATAACTCGCAAGTAACCATTCTTTGTTATGAATCAGACCACCGCGCTATCGTGGAGATTCAAGATGAAGGAATTGGCATACCTGAAGAAGACCTCCCTCGTGTGACCGAACGATTTTATCGGGTTAATAAAGCAAGAAGCCGAGCTGACGGTGGAGCTGGTTTGGGACTTTCTATTGTGAAACAGTTAGTGAAACAGCATGATGGGACCCTTTCCATCAAAAGTGCTTTAGGTGAGGGAACACTTGTAACAATTTCATTACCAATAATGGAGGAAGATTGA
- the hemH gene encoding ferrochelatase: protein MKPVHGLLVMAYGTPYKEEDIERYYTHIRHGRRPSQEHIDDLKARYKAIGGISPLAEMTKKQAEALVNRLNEVQDEVEYKLYIGLKHIEPFIEDAVEQMVKDGIQEAVSIVLAPHFSTFSIQSYNGRAKETADKLGGTLKINSVEAWYDEPKFIEYWAQAILKEFEKMSEEEKEKACVIVSNHSLPEKIKQVGDPYEQQLFETARLIQEKTGLPNVEVGWQSAGQTPEPWLGPDVQDLTRELYEKKGYRSFVYAPVGFVTEHLEVLYDNDIECKNVCDELGANYYRPPMPNTHPLFIDAMIDAIFKMLEK, encoded by the coding sequence TTGAAACCAGTACATGGTTTATTAGTGATGGCATATGGCACGCCATATAAAGAAGAAGATATTGAAAGATATTATACACATATTCGTCATGGGAGAAGACCTTCCCAAGAACATATAGATGATTTGAAAGCCCGTTATAAAGCGATTGGCGGTATTTCTCCTCTTGCAGAAATGACAAAAAAACAAGCAGAGGCGCTTGTCAATCGTTTAAATGAAGTCCAAGATGAAGTGGAATATAAATTATACATCGGTTTAAAACATATCGAGCCGTTTATTGAAGATGCTGTTGAGCAAATGGTGAAAGATGGAATTCAGGAAGCAGTTTCGATTGTATTGGCTCCTCACTTTTCCACATTTTCCATTCAATCATATAATGGCAGAGCGAAAGAAACGGCGGATAAATTAGGCGGCACTTTGAAAATTAATTCTGTGGAAGCATGGTATGATGAGCCAAAATTTATTGAATATTGGGCTCAAGCCATTCTGAAAGAGTTCGAAAAAATGTCCGAGGAAGAAAAGGAAAAAGCTTGTGTCATTGTTTCCAACCATTCCTTGCCTGAAAAAATTAAACAAGTAGGCGACCCATATGAACAACAGCTTTTTGAAACAGCCCGTTTAATTCAAGAAAAAACAGGGCTTCCAAATGTGGAAGTGGGATGGCAATCAGCAGGACAAACACCTGAACCATGGCTTGGTCCGGATGTACAAGATTTAACAAGAGAGCTTTATGAGAAAAAAGGATATCGTTCATTCGTATATGCACCAGTTGGATTTGTAACAGAGCATTTAGAAGTGCTATACGACAACGATATTGAATGCAAAAATGTGTGCGATGAATTGGGAGCAAATTACTATCGCCCACCAATGCCAAATACGCATCCGTTATTTATCGATGCGATGATTGATGCTATTTTTAAAATGCTAGAGAAATAA
- a CDS encoding ABC transporter permease — protein sequence MNNLTDVWSKRFEHYLLEVQKYMRFVFTGHLAIVLVFAIGALAYQYSEWLHVVSPDFPADWLAAVIVGIVVCFSRTVTLLREPDQVYLLPLEKEMHLYFRKALNWTFWSQVILPVICYIVLIPLINAVTDLSTWQIWLGLLFVILLKYMNVQAEFHYRFAYRGYYVVYDRIARMAVSILAVQSALSDSFWWAIIYFVLLLVYNASLSKKAKVQPIPYEHFVKLEQNRMMAFYRFANYFTDVPHIRGAVKRRTWLDAVYKFVPYKKENTQSYLIFRTFVRTNDHFYLWVRLTLISAIVALLIDIPVVLWIVAGALSFATTIQLKYALLSSSDFRMDMLYPIKDNQRKKAVQKLLRIFMVMQAMIVMLCAIGHPLFFVSALIVIVVNELTFCMSKDPSVQV from the coding sequence ATGAATAACTTGACAGATGTTTGGTCCAAACGGTTTGAACATTATCTTTTAGAAGTTCAAAAATATATGCGGTTTGTCTTTACTGGGCATTTGGCGATTGTATTAGTGTTTGCCATTGGGGCGTTGGCGTATCAATATAGCGAATGGCTGCATGTTGTGTCTCCGGATTTTCCTGCTGATTGGCTCGCTGCAGTCATTGTAGGAATTGTTGTCTGTTTTTCTCGGACTGTCACATTGCTTCGGGAACCGGATCAAGTGTATTTGCTGCCGCTGGAAAAAGAGATGCATCTTTATTTTCGAAAAGCGCTGAATTGGACATTTTGGTCCCAAGTGATTTTGCCGGTGATTTGCTATATTGTTTTGATTCCTTTAATAAATGCAGTGACAGATTTATCAACGTGGCAAATATGGCTCGGCCTATTGTTCGTGATTCTTTTAAAATATATGAACGTTCAAGCAGAATTCCATTACCGTTTTGCTTATCGCGGCTATTATGTGGTTTATGATCGCATTGCACGGATGGCGGTATCCATTTTGGCGGTGCAGTCCGCATTGTCTGATTCCTTTTGGTGGGCAATTATTTATTTCGTGCTGCTTTTAGTGTATAATGCTTCGTTATCAAAAAAAGCAAAGGTGCAACCGATTCCTTATGAGCATTTTGTCAAATTGGAACAAAATCGAATGATGGCCTTTTATCGGTTTGCCAATTATTTTACCGATGTTCCTCATATCCGCGGGGCAGTAAAGCGGAGAACTTGGCTGGATGCCGTTTACAAGTTTGTTCCATATAAAAAGGAAAATACACAAAGTTATTTAATATTCCGTACCTTTGTCAGAACGAATGACCATTTTTATTTATGGGTGCGTTTAACGCTTATTTCTGCAATCGTGGCTCTATTGATTGATATTCCTGTTGTTTTATGGATTGTGGCAGGGGCTTTAAGTTTTGCGACCACGATTCAATTGAAATATGCGTTGTTATCTTCGAGCGACTTTCGCATGGACATGCTCTATCCTATTAAGGACAATCAACGGAAGAAAGCCGTTCAAAAATTGCTCCGCATCTTTATGGTTATGCAAGCTATGATTGTAATGCTTTGCGCCATTGGACATCCATTGTTCTTCGTTTCGGCGTTGATTGTGATTGTTGTAAATGAATTGACATTCTGCATGTCAAAGGATCCGTCAGTGCAAGTTTAG
- a CDS encoding YncE family protein, with the protein MKNWTVLLFLCLIWIMQGCIDERFSSINPHQSFVASVNILEPSIDFLDSKGERITTWKFEKAYTGAALIPFDRIVLYGHQLDEVDIYELSSGKLIQSIKTGTGTTNAYYDQKEKMLFIANSKKNTVTSYDEHGEKQGEIRLQDYPMSMDSYQGKLYIINYKAPALSVVDIKTMKLLDEWSIDKSSSGMQIVEETGTIWIGGHGEGSRPNQKVKVLDLKTGELLQEIQVSHMPVGFARNEEAIFITNHGSNELYACDVNGNVLWSKEVGANPFSVAAFKDMIIVAGYDDNRVYFIKDGEIEQSISTGSGPFQLLVREV; encoded by the coding sequence TTGAAAAACTGGACAGTCCTATTATTTTTATGCTTGATTTGGATAATGCAAGGATGCATTGATGAACGTTTTTCATCCATCAATCCCCATCAGTCCTTTGTTGCTTCTGTCAATATATTGGAACCCTCAATCGATTTTTTAGATTCAAAGGGAGAACGGATTACCACATGGAAATTTGAAAAAGCGTATACGGGGGCAGCATTGATTCCTTTTGACCGCATCGTGCTTTATGGACACCAATTAGATGAAGTAGACATTTACGAGTTGTCCAGCGGGAAATTAATCCAATCCATTAAAACGGGTACAGGAACAACAAATGCTTACTACGATCAAAAGGAAAAAATGCTGTTTATTGCCAATAGCAAGAAAAATACAGTGACAAGTTATGATGAACATGGAGAAAAACAAGGAGAAATTCGCCTGCAGGATTATCCAATGTCCATGGATAGTTATCAAGGCAAATTATATATCATCAATTACAAAGCCCCTGCCCTGTCCGTTGTGGATATAAAAACGATGAAACTTCTCGATGAATGGTCGATTGATAAATCTTCGAGCGGAATGCAAATTGTAGAGGAGACAGGAACTATTTGGATTGGAGGGCATGGTGAAGGAAGCCGTCCTAATCAAAAAGTAAAAGTGCTGGATTTAAAGACGGGAGAGTTGCTGCAAGAAATTCAGGTTTCCCATATGCCTGTCGGATTTGCAAGAAATGAAGAGGCCATTTTTATCACCAACCATGGCTCCAATGAATTGTATGCCTGCGATGTGAACGGGAATGTGTTATGGAGCAAAGAAGTAGGAGCCAATCCATTTTCTGTTGCTGCCTTTAAAGATATGATTATTGTAGCCGGATATGATGACAATCGAGTATATTTCATAAAAGATGGAGAAATTGAGCAATCCATATCGACCGGGTCTGGGCCGTTCCAGTTGCTCGTAAGGGAGGTTTGA
- the hemE gene encoding uroporphyrinogen decarboxylase gives MRQINDTLIRAARGERTEYTPVWYMRQAGRSQPEYRKIKEKYSLEEITKQPELCAYVTRLPVEQYNVDAAILYKDIVTPLPSIGVDVKIKPGVGPVISNPIRSVEDVEKLGEFYPKEHTPYVFETIRLLTEEQLDVPLIGFTGAPFTLASYMIEGGPSRNYSKTKSFMVSDPKAWFKLMDKLADMIIADISAQVEAGASAIQVFDSWVGALNVDDYRVFIKPVMTRIFAELRNQNVPLILFGVGASHLLHEWNDLPIDVVGLDWRMPIRKARELGVEKPVQGNLDPSILLADWSVIERRAKDIIDQGIELPGGHIFNLGHGVFPEVNPEVLKRLTNLIHDYSRERIAKLANE, from the coding sequence ATGAGGCAAATCAACGACACATTAATTCGAGCAGCAAGGGGAGAACGAACGGAATATACACCGGTATGGTATATGCGCCAAGCAGGACGTTCGCAACCAGAGTATCGAAAAATAAAAGAAAAATATTCACTGGAAGAAATTACAAAACAACCGGAGCTTTGTGCATATGTTACAAGACTGCCTGTCGAACAATATAATGTCGATGCAGCGATTCTTTATAAAGATATTGTGACGCCTTTGCCAAGCATCGGAGTTGATGTCAAAATCAAGCCGGGCGTTGGTCCTGTCATTTCCAATCCTATTCGAAGCGTAGAAGATGTGGAAAAGTTGGGCGAGTTTTATCCGAAGGAACATACGCCATATGTGTTTGAAACCATCAGACTTTTAACAGAAGAGCAGTTGGATGTGCCGCTCATTGGATTTACTGGCGCTCCTTTTACTTTAGCCAGCTACATGATTGAAGGAGGCCCTTCCAGAAATTACAGTAAAACAAAATCATTTATGGTTTCTGATCCAAAAGCATGGTTTAAATTGATGGATAAGCTTGCGGATATGATTATTGCGGATATTTCAGCCCAAGTGGAGGCCGGTGCAAGCGCCATTCAAGTGTTTGACTCTTGGGTGGGAGCATTGAACGTTGATGACTACCGCGTATTTATTAAACCAGTCATGACTCGCATTTTTGCAGAGTTGCGCAATCAAAATGTTCCATTAATTTTATTTGGTGTTGGAGCAAGCCATTTACTTCATGAGTGGAATGATTTGCCAATTGATGTTGTGGGACTTGATTGGCGGATGCCGATACGCAAAGCCCGTGAATTAGGGGTAGAAAAACCTGTCCAAGGAAATTTAGATCCTTCCATTCTTTTAGCGGATTGGTCTGTCATTGAACGAAGAGCGAAAGATATTATCGACCAAGGTATCGAATTGCCGGGAGGACACATCTTTAACTTAGGACATGGCGTATTCCCTGAGGTAAATCCTGAAGTATTAAAACGATTGACAAATTTAATCCATGATTACAGCAGAGAACGGATTGCTAAACTAGCAAATGAATAA
- the yhfH gene encoding protein YhfH: protein MLENIVEFFKNLPDKICVKCGEKIEEQSECYTNTCEKCSSH, encoded by the coding sequence ATGTTAGAAAATATCGTTGAGTTCTTCAAAAATTTGCCAGATAAAATTTGCGTTAAATGCGGTGAAAAAATAGAAGAACAAAGTGAATGCTACACAAACACTTGCGAAAAATGCAGCTCACACTAA
- a CDS encoding FixH family protein: MKKWMIAILAVPMLLVGCNSDDKEPKVDTNDEPVDVSALEVNVEILTPDEVKVGEPVELAAHVTQNNEDVEDADSVEFEVWESGLREQGSMIKAEHAGDGVYKAEFTFNHDGVYYMYAHTTARGLHVMPKKQIIAGSPDMSKVIPEEDTSK, from the coding sequence ATGAAAAAATGGATGATTGCTATACTGGCTGTACCTATGCTATTAGTTGGATGCAATTCTGACGATAAAGAACCAAAAGTGGATACAAATGATGAACCTGTTGATGTTTCTGCTTTGGAAGTGAATGTTGAGATATTGACGCCGGATGAAGTGAAAGTAGGGGAGCCGGTGGAACTCGCTGCCCATGTGACACAAAACAATGAAGATGTGGAAGATGCGGATTCTGTAGAATTTGAAGTTTGGGAATCCGGTTTGCGCGAACAAGGTTCCATGATTAAAGCGGAACATGCGGGAGATGGCGTATATAAAGCAGAATTTACATTTAATCATGATGGGGTGTATTATATGTATGCCCATACAACAGCAAGGGGTTTGCATGTAATGCCGAAAAAACAAATTATTGCAGGTAGTCCGGATATGAGCAAAGTGATTCCGGAAGAAGATACATCGAAATAA
- a CDS encoding response regulator transcription factor: MESTRIYIIEDDYKIASLLAETLKKYQYEVEIVKNFDEIIEECLAFSPHLILLDINLPSYDGYYWCRQLRQYTKCPIIFISARSGEMDQVFALENGGDDFITKPFNYEIVLAKIKSHLRRSYGEYSTRQEERTVQLGQLTLYLERMEMHVRNVEIPLQKKECAILNLLMRESPKVVSREKLLEELWDDQAFVDENTLNVNMTRVRKKLAEYGVQSVIETVRGAGYRFVLHSEEK, from the coding sequence TTGGAAAGTACGCGAATTTATATCATTGAGGATGACTATAAAATCGCTTCTCTGCTTGCTGAAACATTGAAAAAATATCAATATGAAGTGGAAATCGTAAAAAATTTTGATGAAATTATTGAGGAATGCTTGGCTTTTTCACCGCATTTAATCTTGCTTGATATAAACTTGCCTTCTTATGATGGATATTATTGGTGCAGACAATTGAGGCAATATACAAAGTGTCCGATTATTTTTATTTCTGCCCGTTCCGGCGAGATGGACCAAGTATTTGCGTTGGAAAATGGCGGCGATGATTTTATTACAAAACCATTCAATTATGAAATTGTGCTCGCCAAAATTAAGAGTCATTTAAGAAGATCCTATGGAGAATATTCAACAAGACAGGAAGAAAGAACAGTCCAGCTGGGGCAATTGACTCTCTATTTGGAGCGAATGGAAATGCATGTGCGAAACGTGGAAATCCCTCTGCAAAAAAAGGAATGCGCCATTTTAAACTTGCTCATGCGGGAGTCGCCGAAAGTGGTATCCCGGGAAAAATTGCTTGAAGAGCTATGGGATGACCAAGCCTTTGTGGATGAAAACACATTGAATGTAAACATGACCCGCGTTCGGAAAAAACTTGCGGAGTACGGTGTTCAATCAGTGATCGAAACGGTCCGCGGCGCCGGTTATCGATTTGTTTTACATTCGGAGGAAAAATAG
- a CDS encoding response regulator transcription factor, which translates to MPTVLIIDDEQDMRNLIEVMLSKSFFQTIAVESGEEAYPIIERKEADLVLLDVMMPKEDGFRVCENIRKISSIPIIFLTARDANEDKVKGLTIGGDDYIVKPFTASELIARIQAVLRRTGMNKQQFLERGVIKLDEASRKVYVNNQKVTLTLKEFDLLQLFMKNPNTVFSREQLLEKIWEMDYDGGTRTVDTHIKTLRLKLRKISKEASDYIQTVWGIGYRFDQV; encoded by the coding sequence ATGCCAACCGTGTTGATTATCGATGATGAACAAGACATGCGAAATTTGATTGAAGTCATGCTTTCAAAATCATTTTTTCAAACGATTGCTGTGGAAAGCGGCGAAGAAGCCTATCCCATTATTGAACGCAAAGAAGCGGATCTTGTCCTTCTGGATGTAATGATGCCGAAAGAAGATGGATTCCGCGTATGCGAAAACATTCGAAAAATCTCATCCATACCCATTATTTTTTTGACCGCAAGAGACGCCAATGAGGACAAAGTGAAAGGGTTGACAATTGGCGGGGATGATTACATCGTCAAACCTTTCACAGCCAGCGAACTGATTGCAAGAATTCAAGCGGTTTTAAGAAGAACTGGAATGAACAAGCAGCAGTTTCTCGAACGGGGAGTTATTAAGCTGGATGAAGCTTCCCGCAAAGTTTATGTCAACAATCAAAAAGTTACTTTAACATTAAAGGAATTTGATTTGCTTCAGCTTTTTATGAAAAATCCGAACACCGTTTTTTCCCGAGAACAATTATTGGAAAAGATTTGGGAAATGGATTACGATGGCGGCACAAGAACGGTGGATACTCATATCAAAACATTGCGGCTAAAATTGAGGAAAATTTCAAAGGAGGCAAGCGACTATATCCAAACCGTATGGGGGATTGGTTATCGCTTTGATCAAGTATGA
- a CDS encoding antibiotic biosynthesis monooxygenase family protein yields MNFYMTTGTPLFMEQLHKKHGNEKMYILYGTTETLLLHETERKTVFQTPRIYEVVDGANELQQSGFFTLYHIPVSDEGRPIFEKNIKERSGRLKEQTGLVAYRLLRPKKSETYVILLQWTDKRSYDIWKKYDPIAQELENFKIGVKKDNIFNAAIYITTYSGAKQKAEEQEEAGT; encoded by the coding sequence ATGAACTTTTACATGACGACCGGAACTCCACTATTTATGGAACAATTGCATAAGAAACATGGAAATGAAAAGATGTATATTCTCTATGGAACGACAGAAACCCTTTTGCTTCATGAGACTGAAAGAAAAACGGTTTTCCAAACGCCGAGAATATATGAAGTGGTTGATGGAGCAAATGAACTGCAGCAATCAGGTTTTTTCACTCTATACCATATTCCTGTTTCGGATGAAGGGAGACCGATTTTTGAAAAAAATATAAAAGAACGTTCCGGAAGATTAAAAGAGCAAACGGGGCTGGTTGCCTATCGACTTCTTCGTCCTAAAAAATCTGAAACCTACGTGATTCTCCTTCAATGGACCGACAAACGCTCTTATGATATTTGGAAAAAATACGATCCAATTGCCCAAGAACTAGAAAACTTTAAGATCGGTGTCAAAAAAGACAATATCTTCAATGCGGCCATATATATCACAACCTACTCTGGCGCAAAACAAAAAGCGGAAGAACAAGAAGAGGCTGGGACATAA
- the hemY gene encoding protoporphyrinogen oxidase, with translation MRVTNRKKIAVIGGGITGLTAAFYLDKYARERHLPLDVMLIESSLRLGGKIQTLRKDGFIIERGPESFVDHENGMMELAKHLGMENEVVTNKKGQTYVAVGGHLYPIPNGILFGGSPIVPSLLTSGIVSLSGKFRAAGDLVLPKMRENKDEPIGDFFRRRFGKEVVENLVEPLLAGTFAGDIDRLSIQSMFPEIYELEKQYRSLIYGMKKTNFSFLSSQMKGYQTFKNGLETLVEKLEEQLPSKTILKGVKVESIDKLQDGTLQIYFNNIAPLKCHGVIVTTSLNEAKNMFHHYGMFYEIPDMSYATIATVTMAFEGIDSEKYKDAISFYFARNSDISITTCTWSNHKWDNVAPEGYDLLRTYIGRVGDEAIVELSDADIEKTVLRDLEKSLGITQKPAFTVVSRWKQSMPQYTVGHEKRLEKMRGILKKEFPNVKLAGSSYEGISVPDCVLQGRQAAEEIVDKMFQAQFV, from the coding sequence ATGAGGGTGACGAATCGAAAAAAAATAGCTGTCATTGGCGGTGGTATTACTGGGTTAACTGCAGCGTTTTATTTGGATAAGTATGCGCGGGAACGTCACTTGCCTTTAGATGTGATGTTAATTGAATCGTCATTAAGATTAGGTGGCAAAATCCAAACTTTAAGAAAAGATGGATTTATTATTGAACGGGGTCCTGAATCTTTTGTTGATCATGAAAATGGCATGATGGAATTGGCGAAACATTTGGGAATGGAAAATGAAGTTGTAACCAATAAAAAAGGTCAAACATATGTGGCTGTTGGTGGACATCTGTATCCCATTCCCAATGGTATTTTATTTGGTGGGTCACCCATTGTCCCCTCATTATTAACTTCTGGGATTGTTTCATTAAGTGGAAAGTTTCGCGCTGCAGGAGATTTAGTATTGCCTAAAATGAGGGAAAATAAGGATGAACCAATTGGGGACTTTTTCCGACGCCGATTTGGAAAAGAAGTAGTTGAAAACTTAGTAGAGCCGCTGCTTGCAGGAACTTTTGCAGGTGATATTGATCGGCTGAGCATTCAATCCATGTTTCCGGAGATTTATGAACTTGAAAAACAATATCGCAGTTTAATTTATGGCATGAAAAAAACGAACTTTTCCTTTTTAAGCAGCCAGATGAAAGGCTACCAAACATTCAAAAACGGTTTAGAAACGTTAGTGGAAAAATTGGAAGAACAGCTGCCGTCAAAAACGATTTTAAAAGGCGTGAAAGTAGAATCAATTGATAAGCTGCAAGACGGCACGCTGCAAATTTATTTTAATAATATCGCGCCGCTCAAATGCCATGGAGTGATTGTCACAACTTCTTTGAATGAAGCGAAAAATATGTTTCATCATTACGGAATGTTCTATGAGATTCCAGATATGAGCTATGCGACGATTGCAACGGTTACAATGGCCTTTGAAGGGATCGATAGCGAGAAATACAAGGATGCAATTAGTTTTTATTTTGCAAGAAACAGCGATATTTCCATTACGACTTGCACATGGAGCAATCATAAGTGGGATAATGTAGCGCCTGAAGGATATGATTTGCTCCGGACGTATATTGGCCGTGTGGGAGACGAAGCCATCGTAGAATTGTCTGATGCGGATATTGAAAAAACGGTGCTTCGTGATTTAGAGAAATCCCTTGGAATTACCCAAAAACCAGCGTTTACTGTAGTTTCGCGATGGAAGCAATCAATGCCGCAATATACGGTGGGGCATGAGAAACGGTTGGAAAAAATGAGGGGGATTCTCAAGAAAGAATTTCCTAATGTGAAATTAGCGGGAAGTTCATATGAAGGAATCAGTGTTCCAGATTGTGTGCTGCAAGGCAGACAAGCGGCAGAAGAAATAGTGGATAAGATGTTTCAAGCGCAATTCGTTTAA
- a CDS encoding GNAT family N-acetyltransferase, which produces MNKEVIVKINRLMLESMTDDEIRTLIMNASDLELKNAYSEMLDSCMNDVVNRVWYSPWKVVLGSSKEQIGSIGFKGTPINRSVKIGYNIDSPYEGNGYATEDGKGLIEWAFAQQDVLFIEAETAADNAASMRILEKLEFKPNGTREEGLRFIKEKIK; this is translated from the coding sequence ATGAATAAAGAAGTGATTGTAAAGATTAACCGGCTTATGCTGGAGTCAATGACAGATGATGAAATCAGGACGCTAATCATGAACGCAAGCGATTTAGAATTAAAAAATGCTTATAGCGAAATGTTGGATAGCTGTATGAATGATGTTGTAAATCGTGTATGGTATTCGCCATGGAAAGTTGTGCTTGGAAGTTCAAAAGAGCAGATTGGCAGTATTGGATTCAAAGGCACGCCAATCAACCGTTCCGTAAAGATTGGCTACAACATCGATTCACCCTATGAGGGAAACGGCTATGCAACGGAAGATGGCAAAGGTCTAATAGAGTGGGCATTCGCGCAGCAGGATGTATTATTTATTGAGGCGGAAACGGCTGCAGATAACGCCGCATCTATGAGAATTCTGGAAAAATTAGAATTTAAGCCAAATGGCACAAGGGAAGAAGGGCTGAGATTTATAAAAGAGAAAATAAAGTAA